In Anopheles gambiae chromosome 2, idAnoGambNW_F1_1, whole genome shotgun sequence, a single window of DNA contains:
- the LOC133391605 gene encoding uncharacterized protein LOC133391605 isoform X2 — MNKSFSKRIKYNSYLYRHRDRLEHENQIDDGAGPSGTSNAEQGMNSSQGSDALAQDNIVGETFYEGEAAYLSEADDDVIDYLMESSDDDIDPAASDDPFSAEDALRQWAISTNQTYDSIAQVMDIVRKVSSCNLPKDARTLLKINRKISADILTVEGGQYWYYGVQKCLTNKLSNTSLNSDTTLLLNVSIDGLPIFKSNNLQFWPILINIHNMPEIPVMIVSIYSGTKKPSIEYFLKQFIEEINLLTSNGVQINDVRVDVVVRAIIADSPARAFIKGVANFNSFDGCLKCTTKGVKMQGRTTFLDCSAPKRTDRHFRKRKYGGHHKLDSPLLLLNNFDLVKQIIVCDQLHLIDLGVTKRILIGLLFGKFGFKKKLSFAEITTISGMLMTIQLPIEIHRKFRSLHDVNHWKGSEFSSFLYYASFSVLKNIMSDEQHKHYMLYFCSITLFSSNIYKEHWLLANNLITLFVKKYVDVYGPQFISSNVHNLTHIFEEVDEFGPLRTLSSYLFENALQHIKNLLRNGWRSLEQVINRIAEQEAYYVHKKDDISSYPSIKQRGNITTLHVRKGFCLKPGHRDGWFLTKSGNVCQYINVVAQENVTSLKIIARKLSNSTHCFDYPFTSKLINMHRGNLRSFEETEVQIDLQDVKCKLVAVPLPKDNEFDFVPLVHTLIE; from the exons ATGAATAAAAGTTTCTCGAAGCGTATCAAATATAATTCTTACTTGTATCGCCACCGTGATCGTTTGGAACATGAAAACCAGATAGATGACGGTGCCGGCCCTAGTGGAACTTCCAATG CTGAACAAGGTATGAATTCTTCACAAGGCAGTGATGCACTTGCACAGGATAATATCGTCGGTGAAACTTTCTACGAAGGGGAAGCTGCTTATCTATCAGAAGCCGATGATGATGTAATCGACTATTTAATGGAAAGTTCGGATGATGATATAGATCCAGCAGCATCAGATGACCCATTCTCTGCTGAAGATGCTTTGCGTCAATGGGCAATatcaacaaaccaaacatacGACTCGATTGCCCAAGTGATGGATATAGTTCGAAAAGTGAGTTCCTGTAACCTACCTAAAGACGCTAGAACCCTACTAAAAATCAATCGAAAAATTTCGGCTGATATCCTGACGGTAGAAGGTGGTCAGTACTGGTATTATGGAGTGCAGAAATGTCTCACGAACAAGCTAAG TAATACATCTCTGAATTCGGACACCACACTCTTGCTTAATGTATCCATCGATGGTTTGCCGATATTTAAAAGCAATAATTTACAATTCTGGCcgattttaataaatattcataacatgCCAGAAATTCCTGTTATGATTGTTTCAATTTACAGCGGAACAAAGAAACCTAGCatcgaatattttttaaagcagTTCATCGAAGAAATAAACCTATTAACTAGCAATGGGGTACAAATCAACGACGTGAGAGTTGATGTAGTGGTACGCGCCATAATTGCCGATTCACCAGCACGGGCGTTTataaaag GTGTCGCCAACTTCAATTCATTTGATGGTTGTTTGAAATGCACTACCAAAGGTGTCAAAATGCAAGGAAGAACAACTTTCCTTGATTGTAGcgcaccaaaaagaaccgataGACATTTTAGAAAGCGGAAGTATGGTGGTCATCATAAACTTGACTCGCCACTACTTTtgttaaataattttgatCTTGTGAAGCAAATAATAGTTTGTGATCAACTACATTTGATAGATCTTGGTGTCACCAAACGGATATTGATCGGCTTGTTGTTTGGTAAATttgggtttaaaaaaaaattgtcgtTTGCTGAAATAACGACAATATCTGGTATGCTAATGACAATCCAATTGCCAATAGAAATCCATAGAAAATTTCGATCGTTACACGATGTGAATCACTGGAAAGGCTCAgagttttcatcatttttataCTATGCAAGTTTTTcggtgttgaaaaacatcatgAGTGATGAACAGCACAAACATTATATGTTGTATTTCTGTAGTATAACATTATTCTCCTCGAACATCTACAAAGAACATTGGCTGCTTgctaataatttaattactcTTTTTGTAAAAAAGTATGTTGATGTTTACGGACCACAGTTTATCTCGAGCAACGTTCACAATCTTACACACATATTCGAAGAAGTAGATGAATTTGGTCCACTGCGGACGTTATCTTCTTATTTATTCGAAAATGCTCtacaacacataaaaaattTGTTGCGTAACGGATGGAGGAGTTTGGAACAAGTTATTAATAGAATTGCAGAACAAGAAGCGTATTATGTCCATAAAAAAGATGATATTTCAAGTTATCCATCTATTAAACAGAGAGGTAACATTACCACTCTCCATGTTCGCAAAGGATTTTGCTTGAAACCTGGACACCGAGATGGGTGGTTTTTAACCAAATCTGGAAATGTTTGCCAGTACATTAATGTAGTTGCACAGGAAAATGTAACAAGCCTAAAAATAATCGCCAGAAAATTAAGCAACTCTACTCATTGCTTTGATTATCCCTTTACATCTAAGCTGATTAATATGCACCGTGGAAATCTCCGTAGCTTTGAGGAAACAGAAGTACAAATTGATTTACAAGATGTGAAATGTAAATTGGTAGCTGTTCCTCTCCCAAAAGACAACGAATTCGACTTTGTTCCGTTAGTTCATACgttaattgaataa
- the LOC133391605 gene encoding uncharacterized protein LOC133391605 isoform X1, translated as MNKSFSKRIKYNSYLYRHRDRLEHENQIDDGAGPSGTSNVAEQGMNSSQGSDALAQDNIVGETFYEGEAAYLSEADDDVIDYLMESSDDDIDPAASDDPFSAEDALRQWAISTNQTYDSIAQVMDIVRKVSSCNLPKDARTLLKINRKISADILTVEGGQYWYYGVQKCLTNKLSNTSLNSDTTLLLNVSIDGLPIFKSNNLQFWPILINIHNMPEIPVMIVSIYSGTKKPSIEYFLKQFIEEINLLTSNGVQINDVRVDVVVRAIIADSPARAFIKGVANFNSFDGCLKCTTKGVKMQGRTTFLDCSAPKRTDRHFRKRKYGGHHKLDSPLLLLNNFDLVKQIIVCDQLHLIDLGVTKRILIGLLFGKFGFKKKLSFAEITTISGMLMTIQLPIEIHRKFRSLHDVNHWKGSEFSSFLYYASFSVLKNIMSDEQHKHYMLYFCSITLFSSNIYKEHWLLANNLITLFVKKYVDVYGPQFISSNVHNLTHIFEEVDEFGPLRTLSSYLFENALQHIKNLLRNGWRSLEQVINRIAEQEAYYVHKKDDISSYPSIKQRGNITTLHVRKGFCLKPGHRDGWFLTKSGNVCQYINVVAQENVTSLKIIARKLSNSTHCFDYPFTSKLINMHRGNLRSFEETEVQIDLQDVKCKLVAVPLPKDNEFDFVPLVHTLIE; from the exons ATGAATAAAAGTTTCTCGAAGCGTATCAAATATAATTCTTACTTGTATCGCCACCGTGATCGTTTGGAACATGAAAACCAGATAGATGACGGTGCCGGCCCTAGTGGAACTTCCAATG TAGCTGAACAAGGTATGAATTCTTCACAAGGCAGTGATGCACTTGCACAGGATAATATCGTCGGTGAAACTTTCTACGAAGGGGAAGCTGCTTATCTATCAGAAGCCGATGATGATGTAATCGACTATTTAATGGAAAGTTCGGATGATGATATAGATCCAGCAGCATCAGATGACCCATTCTCTGCTGAAGATGCTTTGCGTCAATGGGCAATatcaacaaaccaaacatacGACTCGATTGCCCAAGTGATGGATATAGTTCGAAAAGTGAGTTCCTGTAACCTACCTAAAGACGCTAGAACCCTACTAAAAATCAATCGAAAAATTTCGGCTGATATCCTGACGGTAGAAGGTGGTCAGTACTGGTATTATGGAGTGCAGAAATGTCTCACGAACAAGCTAAG TAATACATCTCTGAATTCGGACACCACACTCTTGCTTAATGTATCCATCGATGGTTTGCCGATATTTAAAAGCAATAATTTACAATTCTGGCcgattttaataaatattcataacatgCCAGAAATTCCTGTTATGATTGTTTCAATTTACAGCGGAACAAAGAAACCTAGCatcgaatattttttaaagcagTTCATCGAAGAAATAAACCTATTAACTAGCAATGGGGTACAAATCAACGACGTGAGAGTTGATGTAGTGGTACGCGCCATAATTGCCGATTCACCAGCACGGGCGTTTataaaag GTGTCGCCAACTTCAATTCATTTGATGGTTGTTTGAAATGCACTACCAAAGGTGTCAAAATGCAAGGAAGAACAACTTTCCTTGATTGTAGcgcaccaaaaagaaccgataGACATTTTAGAAAGCGGAAGTATGGTGGTCATCATAAACTTGACTCGCCACTACTTTtgttaaataattttgatCTTGTGAAGCAAATAATAGTTTGTGATCAACTACATTTGATAGATCTTGGTGTCACCAAACGGATATTGATCGGCTTGTTGTTTGGTAAATttgggtttaaaaaaaaattgtcgtTTGCTGAAATAACGACAATATCTGGTATGCTAATGACAATCCAATTGCCAATAGAAATCCATAGAAAATTTCGATCGTTACACGATGTGAATCACTGGAAAGGCTCAgagttttcatcatttttataCTATGCAAGTTTTTcggtgttgaaaaacatcatgAGTGATGAACAGCACAAACATTATATGTTGTATTTCTGTAGTATAACATTATTCTCCTCGAACATCTACAAAGAACATTGGCTGCTTgctaataatttaattactcTTTTTGTAAAAAAGTATGTTGATGTTTACGGACCACAGTTTATCTCGAGCAACGTTCACAATCTTACACACATATTCGAAGAAGTAGATGAATTTGGTCCACTGCGGACGTTATCTTCTTATTTATTCGAAAATGCTCtacaacacataaaaaattTGTTGCGTAACGGATGGAGGAGTTTGGAACAAGTTATTAATAGAATTGCAGAACAAGAAGCGTATTATGTCCATAAAAAAGATGATATTTCAAGTTATCCATCTATTAAACAGAGAGGTAACATTACCACTCTCCATGTTCGCAAAGGATTTTGCTTGAAACCTGGACACCGAGATGGGTGGTTTTTAACCAAATCTGGAAATGTTTGCCAGTACATTAATGTAGTTGCACAGGAAAATGTAACAAGCCTAAAAATAATCGCCAGAAAATTAAGCAACTCTACTCATTGCTTTGATTATCCCTTTACATCTAAGCTGATTAATATGCACCGTGGAAATCTCCGTAGCTTTGAGGAAACAGAAGTACAAATTGATTTACAAGATGTGAAATGTAAATTGGTAGCTGTTCCTCTCCCAAAAGACAACGAATTCGACTTTGTTCCGTTAGTTCATACgttaattgaataa